In Leuconostoc kimchii IMSNU 11154, one genomic interval encodes:
- a CDS encoding LCP family protein: MDNQGTSRTARRTQNDMGRKQPRDPRPPRKRRKIWRWLFMIIIILIIILGVVFAKALSNVHKSVDNMQRSANITKARDVKQVIKEGKPFSVLVLGTDTGALRRDRTGLTDSMMLITINPKSKTTTMMSIPRDIMMAISGAENTFPQKLNAAFPIAGVGAAMLTLQNYLNVPIDFYVLANMGGLEKLIDQVGGVKVASPLTFTYTPEADTTPETYKFVKGQEQFEYAKDGKNFKTFTTMNGNAALSFSRMRYDDPQGDYGRQLRQRLVLKALLKKSASISTLFNSKFMASISKNVETDMNYNEMMNVGKKYMSATKHQESDYLHGVGDMYDGVSYQMVPESEKQRVTNKLRESLTLTSKKTGTQFGSAVPTLSYGVAETNLNTINETLDPQ, from the coding sequence ATGGATAACCAAGGTACGAGTCGCACAGCGCGGCGCACACAAAACGATATGGGCCGGAAGCAACCACGGGACCCAAGACCACCACGCAAGCGTCGCAAGATTTGGCGGTGGCTCTTTATGATTATCATCATACTGATTATTATTCTTGGTGTTGTTTTTGCCAAGGCACTCAGTAATGTACACAAATCAGTTGATAATATGCAACGAAGCGCTAATATAACAAAAGCACGTGATGTCAAACAGGTTATAAAAGAGGGAAAACCGTTTTCTGTGTTGGTTTTAGGTACTGATACTGGGGCACTGCGAAGGGATCGTACAGGGCTAACGGATTCGATGATGTTAATTACGATTAATCCGAAGTCAAAGACGACAACAATGATGTCAATCCCACGTGATATTATGATGGCCATTTCTGGTGCTGAAAATACATTTCCGCAAAAACTTAACGCCGCTTTCCCAATTGCAGGAGTTGGCGCAGCAATGTTAACTTTACAGAATTATCTCAATGTGCCAATTGATTTTTATGTTTTGGCTAATATGGGCGGACTAGAAAAACTAATTGATCAAGTTGGTGGTGTGAAAGTTGCATCGCCATTGACTTTTACTTATACGCCAGAGGCTGATACAACGCCAGAAACGTATAAATTTGTTAAAGGGCAAGAGCAGTTTGAATATGCTAAGGATGGCAAAAATTTTAAAACATTTACAACAATGAATGGTAATGCTGCGTTGTCATTTTCACGCATGCGCTATGATGATCCACAGGGTGATTATGGTCGTCAGTTACGTCAACGTTTAGTTCTAAAAGCTTTGTTAAAAAAATCTGCTAGCATTTCGACGTTATTCAATTCTAAGTTTATGGCATCTATTTCAAAAAATGTTGAAACAGATATGAATTATAATGAGATGATGAATGTTGGTAAAAAGTATATGTCTGCTACAAAACATCAAGAATCCGATTACTTACATGGGGTTGGGGATATGTATGATGGTGTGAGTTATCAGATGGTGCCAGAATCTGAAAAACAACGTGTGACCAATAAATTACGTGAATCACTTACCTTAACAAGTAAGAAGACAGGGACACAATTTGGAAGTGCTGTACCGACATTGTCATATGGTGTAGCGGAAACAAATCTAAATACAATTAATGAAACTTTAGATCCACAATAG
- a CDS encoding phosphatase PAP2 family protein, with product MQLTGNQVHQNQVDINEQRQNASFRTTDGEKRVVLILLGVGILSLLIATFFDRNVTQAVMNQNSIFGNIFQNYADQGAQVVAFVSAEVIAWYIWRRINDQGLRYIMTGAALLLAFNQLLSLLQDALSYTFSMLNNLSKGIPMGVANNTAAVQNYPEILRWLLAFVAMIILSAIFANWFSKISDADVNYLIVVAVVGIATVFVAQLMIGDMKALWGRFRPYEMTTVSGQTMSEFTPWYHMNGINGHNSFPSGHTMSGWLFLYLALFVPRRHVTTQKKMVIFGLAMGILTAMSRVRIGAHWLSDVTVSSILVGLLIFAASRLIGAHFVENAEQQS from the coding sequence ATGCAGTTGACAGGTAATCAAGTTCATCAAAATCAAGTTGATATTAATGAACAAAGGCAAAATGCATCTTTTCGAACCACTGATGGCGAAAAAAGAGTTGTTTTGATTTTACTAGGCGTGGGCATTTTATCGTTGTTAATTGCAACGTTTTTTGACAGAAATGTGACGCAAGCTGTGATGAATCAAAATTCTATTTTTGGCAATATTTTTCAAAACTACGCCGACCAAGGTGCACAAGTTGTGGCTTTTGTGTCTGCTGAGGTGATTGCTTGGTATATTTGGCGCCGTATAAATGACCAAGGTCTGAGGTACATAATGACTGGCGCGGCATTATTGCTAGCTTTTAATCAGTTATTGTCGTTACTACAAGATGCGCTAAGTTATACATTTTCAATGTTAAATAATTTATCAAAGGGTATACCGATGGGTGTAGCAAATAATACGGCTGCAGTTCAAAATTACCCAGAAATATTACGTTGGCTTTTAGCATTTGTAGCTATGATTATATTGTCTGCTATATTTGCTAATTGGTTTAGTAAAATATCTGATGCAGATGTTAATTATTTAATTGTCGTTGCCGTTGTTGGGATTGCAACAGTATTTGTTGCTCAGTTGATGATTGGTGACATGAAAGCGTTATGGGGACGTTTTAGGCCATATGAAATGACTACCGTATCGGGACAAACCATGAGTGAATTTACGCCTTGGTATCATATGAATGGTATTAATGGTCATAATTCTTTTCCTTCGGGTCATACGATGTCAGGTTGGCTGTTCTTATATTTGGCACTCTTCGTTCCACGACGTCATGTTACTACGCAAAAGAAGATGGTTATATTTGGTCTAGCGATGGGTATTTTGACAGCTATGAGCCGTGTTAGAATTGGTGCACATTGGTTGAGTGATGTGACAGTATCAAGTATTTTAGTTGGCTTGTTAATCTTTGCTGCTAGTCGTTTGATTGGTGCTCACTTTGTTGAAAACGCTGAACAGCAATCTTAG
- a CDS encoding exopolyphosphatase, which translates to MSYLAIVDLGSNSARMVVEELHDDGTYTEIVREKQDTRIAQNMGPELTLKEEPIARTIETLKYFQTKYVDFNPTLRAITTAAVRMARNQEAFLARVEAETGIVFQVLSGKEEAYYDYLGVVSTLTITDAVILDTGGASVELIAMRDGKNTADVSLPFGAVSLSERFKLANNVNPLDIENACQNIFKQYQTLSWLSEQRGLPVVLLGGANRSLARMGRTALGKVAVNNFHGFNMTIDRVSTIFDKISHMTRAQRENVAGLEIARADIIISGLLPLLTLMRIIDAPEVIFSESGVREGLIAETIKNND; encoded by the coding sequence ATGAGCTATTTAGCAATTGTCGATCTCGGTAGTAATTCAGCTCGCATGGTGGTTGAAGAATTACATGATGATGGCACGTACACGGAAATAGTCCGTGAAAAACAAGATACACGTATCGCGCAAAACATGGGTCCAGAACTGACTTTAAAAGAAGAACCCATTGCTCGTACGATTGAAACTCTGAAATATTTCCAAACGAAATATGTTGATTTCAATCCTACATTACGCGCCATTACAACAGCAGCTGTACGAATGGCACGTAATCAGGAGGCATTTTTAGCTCGCGTTGAAGCGGAAACGGGCATTGTATTTCAAGTGTTGTCTGGTAAAGAAGAGGCCTATTATGATTATCTTGGTGTTGTCTCAACGTTGACTATTACCGATGCAGTTATTTTAGACACTGGTGGGGCATCAGTTGAGCTGATTGCAATGCGTGATGGTAAAAACACTGCTGATGTTAGTCTGCCTTTTGGGGCAGTATCATTATCAGAACGTTTCAAATTAGCAAATAATGTTAACCCACTAGATATTGAAAATGCCTGTCAAAACATTTTTAAACAGTATCAGACGTTATCGTGGTTATCTGAACAACGTGGGTTACCGGTAGTATTATTGGGCGGCGCGAATCGTTCTTTAGCTCGTATGGGACGAACAGCTTTAGGCAAAGTGGCTGTCAATAACTTTCATGGGTTTAACATGACAATTGATAGAGTTAGTACGATTTTTGACAAAATCAGTCACATGACACGAGCACAGAGGGAAAATGTTGCCGGTCTTGAAATTGCACGTGCGGACATTATTATTAGTGGCTTATTACCCTTACTAACGCTTATGCGTATCATTGATGCACCAGAAGTGATTTTTTCAGAAAGCGGCGTACGTGAAGGCTTGATTGCCGAAACGATAAAAAATAATGACTAA
- a CDS encoding YbaN family protein translates to MKIIYILLGLISFTIGTIAIWIPGLPTTVFYVLTTILWSKSSPRLENWLHHNRYYIIYVDEAVFERKLSFKGRIVIYLITALMMAIPFFKTDMLWLRCILPLTSLSQIIAMESYYHGYLWRDGIPFTQNTKRSKSEN, encoded by the coding sequence ATGAAAATAATTTACATCTTACTTGGTCTAATTAGTTTTACGATCGGTACCATTGCAATTTGGATTCCTGGATTACCAACTACGGTTTTTTACGTACTAACAACTATTTTATGGTCAAAATCTTCTCCACGTTTGGAAAATTGGCTTCATCATAATCGTTACTATATAATATATGTTGATGAGGCTGTTTTTGAACGTAAATTATCATTCAAAGGACGTATTGTGATTTATTTGATCACTGCTTTGATGATGGCTATTCCCTTTTTCAAAACAGATATGCTATGGTTAAGGTGCATACTGCCATTGACTTCGCTATCTCAAATTATTGCCATGGAAAGCTACTATCACGGCTATTTATGGCGTGACGGTATCCCGTTTACACAAAACACGAAACGCTCAAAATCAGAAAACTGA
- a CDS encoding metal ABC transporter ATP-binding protein — MIKVRNMTVAYSGQPIFTNLSIAFEPGKITGIIGPNGAGKSTMIKGILGLIHKQSGDVTLHDKPVAKQLKNVAYVEQRAALDLTFPINVFDTVLTGTYPNLGLFKIPSENDKSAARQALADVNLSEFSQRQIGELSGGQLQRVFVARAIVQEADVIILDEPFVGIDMKSEAEIMSILKRWQMAGKTIIVVHHDLNKVTKYFDNLVIINRGIVAAGQTTEVFTKENITTAFSGDLSTILFSDKEPEHA; from the coding sequence ATGATAAAAGTCCGAAATATGACGGTTGCCTATAGTGGGCAACCAATATTCACGAACCTATCAATCGCGTTTGAACCTGGGAAAATCACAGGGATTATTGGACCAAACGGTGCCGGTAAGTCAACAATGATTAAAGGTATTTTGGGATTGATACACAAGCAAAGTGGCGATGTGACTTTGCATGATAAACCGGTTGCTAAGCAACTAAAAAATGTTGCATATGTTGAACAACGTGCAGCGCTTGATTTAACATTTCCGATTAATGTTTTTGATACTGTTTTAACTGGAACCTATCCTAATCTTGGATTATTTAAGATTCCAAGTGAAAACGATAAAAGTGCTGCACGTCAAGCGCTAGCTGATGTTAATTTGTCGGAATTTTCACAACGCCAAATTGGTGAACTCTCGGGTGGACAATTGCAACGCGTTTTCGTTGCACGGGCAATTGTACAAGAAGCAGATGTGATTATTCTAGATGAACCCTTTGTAGGAATTGATATGAAATCCGAAGCAGAAATCATGTCAATTTTGAAACGTTGGCAAATGGCTGGAAAGACAATTATTGTTGTGCATCATGACCTTAATAAAGTGACCAAGTATTTTGATAATTTAGTTATTATCAATCGTGGTATTGTTGCTGCAGGACAGACGACAGAGGTCTTTACCAAAGAAAATATTACAACGGCCTTTAGTGGGGATTTGTCAACAATATTATTCTCAGATAAGGAGCCTGAACATGCGTAG
- a CDS encoding LysM peptidoglycan-binding domain-containing protein — protein MGDTLKKTLLATAAGVATLVGGHAVASADTVDVQSGDTLSGIAQANNTTAEELAKANHISDKNLIIAGQKLTVSAPTATSISADGTTYTVQAGDTLSKVAQQTGIDVTTLVSLNNLSSDNFVLAGQELTLKQAQTETVPTVTATEQQAATPAAANDNQVLTEKVAYIAAADTDKDGFMSAAEYNTYKANGGDTTPAPEAAAAPQVQAPQTPQSTTTVPQNVQYIAAADTNKDGYMTAAEYTAYQANGGQQAQTTTTTQTQVTQVSTAVTSAPAASSDAQALVNSLNAKRASLGLSPVSLDASLSARAQARAQNAAANGGIPTNHFSTNGEVVAVGFSTGSVIDAWFNETNMMTPNGQPGHRMWVANSRASAVGFGIVGGVIVGVSDAGQF, from the coding sequence ATGGGTGATACATTAAAGAAAACATTATTAGCAACAGCAGCCGGTGTTGCTACACTGGTGGGTGGACATGCAGTGGCCTCAGCTGATACAGTCGATGTTCAATCAGGTGACACGTTGAGTGGTATTGCTCAAGCAAACAACACAACAGCTGAAGAATTAGCAAAAGCAAATCATATCAGTGATAAAAACTTAATTATTGCTGGGCAAAAGTTGACAGTCTCTGCACCGACAGCCACATCGATTTCGGCAGACGGCACGACTTATACAGTGCAAGCAGGCGATACGCTATCTAAAGTTGCACAACAAACTGGTATTGATGTGACAACGCTGGTTAGTTTAAATAATTTATCAAGTGATAACTTTGTTTTGGCTGGTCAAGAATTGACATTGAAGCAAGCACAAACAGAAACCGTACCAACGGTTACGGCAACTGAACAGCAAGCAGCTACGCCCGCTGCCGCTAATGACAATCAAGTACTGACTGAAAAAGTAGCATATATTGCAGCCGCAGATACAGATAAAGATGGCTTTATGTCAGCAGCCGAATATAATACGTACAAGGCAAATGGTGGGGATACAACGCCGGCTCCTGAAGCTGCAGCAGCCCCACAAGTGCAAGCACCACAAACCCCACAGTCAACTACGACTGTTCCACAGAATGTTCAATATATTGCAGCCGCAGATACCAATAAAGATGGTTATATGACGGCCGCGGAATACACAGCCTATCAAGCTAATGGTGGTCAGCAGGCGCAAACAACAACAACGACACAAACACAAGTGACGCAAGTATCAACAGCCGTAACATCAGCACCTGCAGCTTCTTCAGATGCACAGGCGTTGGTTAATTCTTTGAACGCAAAACGTGCCTCATTAGGTTTGTCACCAGTATCATTGGATGCTAGTTTGTCAGCCCGTGCGCAAGCCCGTGCACAAAACGCAGCTGCTAATGGTGGTATTCCAACAAATCATTTTTCAACAAATGGTGAAGTTGTTGCCGTTGGTTTTTCAACAGGTTCTGTTATTGATGCTTGGTTCAATGAAACAAACATGATGACCCCGAACGGACAACCAGGACACCGTATGTGGGTAGCAAATTCACGTGCATCTGCTGTCGGATTTGGTATTGTTGGTGGTGTTATTGTGGGCGTTTCAGATGCCGGGCAATTTTAA
- a CDS encoding hydroxymethylglutaryl-CoA reductase, degradative: MTKKYYELTPDERLAFLNLNESIRNELHENQSANNAQIIENYISDFRVPMGVLKDIIVNGRHVSVPMATEEPSVIAAANNGARLLNGGDGISVRLPERTAMIGQILFTGCPFHEIEHYVAAHQEAFFKTARQAKPSIYKRGGGLLSIKARQVSNDEVSVDFEVDTKDAMGANIVNTILEAEAPLFSHFESHILGAILTNYATSQCVTVTGYVPVELLGGLQVAEKIVALNQFSKHDSYRATTENKGLFNGISSVVLATGNDWRAVEASGHAFASQYGTYQSLTTWRIQDNKLFGQLSLPISVGTVGGVISAMPQARNALRIIDIASADELRGVILAVGLAQNLAALKAIASGGIQRGHMRMQYRALALQVGALPEELELLVSQLNKLEHVDATIASRLLMEMRK; this comes from the coding sequence ATGACTAAAAAATACTATGAATTGACGCCGGATGAACGTTTGGCGTTTTTAAATTTAAATGAGTCGATTCGTAATGAGTTGCATGAAAATCAAAGTGCTAATAATGCACAAATTATTGAAAATTATATTAGTGATTTTCGTGTACCTATGGGCGTTTTAAAAGATATTATTGTCAATGGACGTCATGTATCAGTGCCAATGGCGACTGAAGAACCAAGTGTGATAGCTGCAGCAAATAATGGTGCACGACTACTAAATGGTGGTGATGGTATCAGTGTACGATTACCTGAACGAACAGCCATGATTGGTCAAATATTATTTACGGGGTGCCCATTTCATGAAATTGAGCATTATGTCGCGGCGCATCAAGAAGCGTTTTTTAAAACAGCACGCCAAGCTAAGCCTTCAATTTATAAGAGAGGCGGTGGATTACTATCAATTAAAGCACGTCAAGTTTCGAATGATGAGGTCAGTGTTGACTTTGAGGTAGATACAAAAGACGCTATGGGTGCAAATATTGTTAATACCATTTTAGAAGCTGAAGCGCCCCTGTTTAGTCATTTCGAGTCACATATATTGGGTGCTATTTTGACGAATTACGCCACATCACAATGTGTAACTGTCACTGGATATGTACCGGTAGAATTATTAGGTGGGTTACAGGTTGCTGAAAAAATTGTGGCATTGAACCAATTTTCAAAGCACGATTCATATCGGGCAACAACTGAAAATAAGGGCCTGTTTAATGGCATCAGTTCAGTTGTATTAGCAACTGGCAATGACTGGCGTGCTGTTGAAGCAAGTGGGCATGCATTTGCTAGTCAGTATGGCACATATCAGTCATTGACAACATGGCGCATCCAAGACAATAAACTATTTGGTCAGTTGTCGCTGCCTATTTCAGTGGGCACTGTTGGTGGTGTTATTTCTGCCATGCCACAGGCAAGAAATGCACTTCGCATAATCGATATTGCCTCAGCCGATGAGTTACGCGGTGTTATTTTAGCAGTTGGGCTGGCACAAAATTTGGCTGCGCTAAAAGCCATTGCATCTGGCGGGATTCAACGTGGTCACATGCGTATGCAATATCGTGCATTAGCATTACAAGTTGGCGCCTTGCCAGAAGAATTAGAATTACTTGTATCACAATTAAACAAATTGGAACACGTTGATGCAACCATTGCATCAAGATTATTAATGGAGATGAGAAAATGA
- a CDS encoding LysM peptidoglycan-binding domain-containing protein, with protein sequence MKSSTIIKSAVATGALAVAGVTTVSANTVTVKSGDTLYRIAAENGTSVAELAKANGIADANLIFIGQQLNTQTSSATPKQESSTSNAAPANNGTYAVKSGDTLYHIAASNGVSLATLVAANNIQNINYISVGQVLNLSGHTAANTTQAPAASAQTQTSSAATTTPAAPAQAQTSSAVTTTPVAPEQAQTSSAATTAPVVPVQQTPAPAAANDNQVLTEKVAYIAAADTDKDGFMSAAEYNTYKANGGDTTPAPKVAPQVQPAQAAQPTSTPAAAPAQVTPTANTAAATPASVAPVANSTAQTLLNSLNAKRAALGLSQVTLDAGLTARAQARAANAVANGGLPTNHFATNGEVVAIGWGLGQVIDAWYNETNMVTNGTPGHRMWVANANATSVGFGIVGGTIVAESNVGQY encoded by the coding sequence ATGAAATCATCTACTATTATCAAATCTGCTGTTGCGACGGGTGCATTGGCCGTGGCTGGTGTTACGACAGTTTCTGCCAACACTGTTACTGTTAAATCAGGTGACACGCTATATAGAATTGCGGCTGAAAATGGCACGAGTGTTGCCGAATTAGCTAAAGCAAACGGTATTGCTGATGCTAACTTAATTTTCATTGGTCAACAGTTAAATACACAGACTTCAAGTGCCACACCAAAACAAGAATCTTCAACATCAAATGCTGCGCCAGCAAATAATGGCACATATGCTGTTAAGTCTGGTGACACATTGTACCACATCGCCGCATCAAATGGTGTGTCATTGGCTACCTTAGTTGCTGCTAATAACATTCAAAATATTAATTATATCTCAGTTGGACAAGTGCTGAATTTGTCAGGTCATACTGCTGCTAATACAACACAAGCACCAGCGGCTTCTGCACAAACGCAAACGTCATCAGCTGCAACAACAACACCAGCAGCTCCTGCACAAGCACAAACATCATCAGCTGTAACAACAACACCAGTAGCTCCTGAACAAGCACAAACATCATCAGCTGCAACAACAGCACCAGTAGTTCCTGTACAACAGACACCTGCACCCGCTGCCGCTAATGACAATCAAGTACTGACTGAAAAAGTAGCATATATTGCAGCCGCAGATACAGATAAAGATGGCTTTATGTCAGCAGCCGAATATAATACGTACAAGGCAAATGGTGGGGATACAACACCGGCTCCAAAAGTAGCCCCACAAGTGCAACCAGCACAAGCTGCGCAACCAACATCAACACCTGCAGCAGCTCCTGCACAAGTGACACCTACAGCTAATACAGCAGCTGCGACACCAGCGAGCGTCGCTCCAGTAGCTAACTCAACAGCACAGACTTTGTTGAACTCGCTTAACGCTAAGCGTGCAGCATTAGGTTTGTCACAAGTGACTTTGGATGCGGGCTTGACAGCCCGTGCACAAGCTCGTGCAGCTAATGCTGTTGCTAATGGTGGCTTGCCAACAAATCACTTTGCAACTAATGGTGAAGTTGTTGCTATTGGTTGGGGATTAGGTCAAGTTATTGATGCATGGTACAACGAAACAAATATGGTAACTAATGGTACACCGGGCCACCGTATGTGGGTTGCCAATGCAAATGCAACTTCTGTTGGTTTTGGTATCGTAGGTGGTACAATTGTTGCCGAGTCAAATGTTGGACAATACTAA
- a CDS encoding NAD-dependent protein deacylase — protein sequence MLITQEIQESFDRAQRIVFMTGAGVSTPSGIPDYRSKNGIYHGVNLQPEYLLSTTAFRDEPEKQYQFMMDNMYFPKAQPNIIHEKMAALTRQNRAKIITQNVDDLHVKANTKLDDLVRFHGSLYDIYAPIDGKKAHVADYLKAMTRLDGALLRPRITFYGEIPFDVEKSALWVQSSDLIVIVGTSFQVYPFAGLLNYANPDTKIISINLEKIETLFNINQIIGNATDFFKALSI from the coding sequence ATGTTAATCACGCAAGAAATTCAAGAAAGCTTTGACCGTGCACAACGGATTGTTTTTATGACAGGGGCGGGCGTGTCAACACCGTCAGGCATCCCTGATTATCGTTCAAAAAATGGTATATATCATGGTGTGAATTTGCAGCCAGAATATTTATTATCTACTACTGCTTTTCGCGATGAACCTGAGAAACAATATCAGTTTATGATGGATAACATGTATTTTCCAAAGGCACAGCCTAATATCATTCACGAGAAGATGGCAGCATTAACGCGTCAAAATCGTGCTAAAATTATTACACAAAATGTTGATGATCTACATGTTAAAGCCAACACAAAATTGGATGATTTAGTGCGTTTTCATGGCTCATTGTATGATATTTATGCGCCGATTGATGGTAAAAAAGCACATGTGGCGGATTATTTAAAAGCGATGACACGTTTAGATGGCGCATTACTTAGACCACGCATAACATTTTACGGAGAGATACCCTTTGATGTTGAAAAATCAGCTTTATGGGTACAATCATCCGATTTGATTGTGATTGTCGGCACGAGCTTTCAGGTTTATCCTTTTGCAGGATTATTAAATTATGCTAATCCAGATACAAAAATTATTTCAATAAACCTTGAAAAAATTGAAACGTTGTTTAATATTAATCAAATTATTGGTAATGCGACAGATTTTTTTAAAGCATTAAGCATCTAA
- a CDS encoding peptidoglycan bridge formation glycyltransferase FemA/FemB family protein, which yields MTLQFIELSTESYADFESKHVLGTYTQSIAQYQLLLKRGHKAFLVGVTDNNGVVAAALVTTEITRLGPAFLFDRGPLLDFHNKRLLNFFVNESRKFAKQHGALYMKWEPNVTYVKTDNKGNLLEVPNDNFLSLMVQQNFEHEPFEFGMSTTGSPSWEYVKNLSGLVDSQSIDKTYSKNVQYYLKKNKQFGIQLRQLSRKDLPSFKKLTQKTAERLNYHDKSLDFYETVYDTYGDQATFVFAELNFEKYITSENQKIIALDQKLAKLQEKIDKYPKLEKFKRQYFEFDDQKKHHVKRSNVATTQMADAGINVVTVAGALFIEQPQEVTYLYSGTYEEYMAYYGPYQIQDMMIKKAANDGIKQYNFYGISGRFDGSDGVLGFKTAFEGEARQLVGQFILPVKPLKYKIYRLLKKITGRN from the coding sequence ATGACGTTACAGTTTATCGAATTATCAACTGAATCATACGCTGATTTTGAATCAAAACATGTACTTGGCACGTACACGCAATCAATTGCGCAGTATCAACTATTGTTGAAACGCGGACATAAGGCATTCTTAGTGGGGGTGACTGATAACAATGGCGTTGTGGCTGCAGCGTTAGTCACTACTGAAATAACAAGGTTAGGTCCTGCTTTTTTGTTTGATCGCGGACCGCTTTTAGATTTTCATAATAAAAGGTTGTTGAATTTTTTTGTCAATGAATCGCGTAAATTTGCGAAACAGCATGGCGCTTTGTACATGAAATGGGAACCGAATGTCACTTATGTTAAGACAGATAATAAGGGAAATTTACTTGAGGTACCAAATGATAATTTCCTGAGTCTAATGGTGCAACAGAATTTTGAACATGAGCCCTTTGAGTTTGGTATGTCAACAACAGGGTCACCAAGTTGGGAGTACGTGAAAAACTTATCTGGGTTGGTGGATAGTCAATCAATCGATAAAACATACAGTAAAAACGTCCAATATTACTTGAAAAAAAATAAGCAATTTGGTATTCAATTACGGCAGTTGTCACGAAAAGACTTACCGAGTTTCAAAAAACTAACACAGAAAACAGCTGAACGATTAAATTATCATGACAAGAGTCTCGATTTCTATGAAACAGTTTATGATACATATGGTGATCAGGCAACGTTTGTTTTTGCTGAACTTAATTTTGAAAAGTATATTACGTCTGAAAATCAAAAAATTATTGCTTTGGATCAAAAGTTGGCTAAGTTACAAGAAAAAATCGATAAATACCCTAAGTTAGAAAAATTCAAACGACAATATTTCGAATTTGATGATCAAAAAAAACATCATGTTAAGCGTAGTAACGTAGCGACAACACAAATGGCTGATGCTGGTATAAATGTTGTGACGGTAGCTGGTGCTTTGTTTATTGAACAACCACAAGAGGTAACTTATTTATATTCAGGTACTTATGAAGAATATATGGCATATTACGGGCCTTACCAAATTCAAGACATGATGATTAAAAAAGCGGCAAATGATGGCATTAAGCAGTATAATTTTTATGGTATTTCGGGACGTTTTGACGGTTCAGATGGTGTATTAGGATTTAAAACTGCTTTTGAAGGTGAGGCACGTCAATTGGTTGGACAATTTATACTGCCAGTCAAGCCACTGAAATATAAAATATATCGTTTGTTAAAAAAAATAACTGGTAGAAACTAG
- a CDS encoding NlpC/P60 family protein, giving the protein MIDNWLDIALAQLGKKYRSSGAFVAFVMNASQKQPVNQTGDWSSEIIDLTHEVYQISPVPESSPGDLLFWGIAQQPYSVGIYVGGAHYIAVNEKDATVQVQTLTHNWYPTFSGSTS; this is encoded by the coding sequence ATGATAGATAATTGGTTAGACATTGCATTAGCGCAGTTGGGGAAAAAGTATCGCTCCTCAGGTGCGTTTGTTGCATTTGTAATGAATGCATCGCAAAAACAACCCGTAAACCAGACTGGTGATTGGTCGTCAGAAATAATTGACTTAACTCATGAGGTTTACCAAATTAGTCCAGTCCCAGAGTCTAGTCCGGGAGACTTATTATTTTGGGGTATTGCACAACAACCGTATAGTGTTGGTATTTATGTTGGCGGTGCACATTATATTGCGGTAAATGAAAAAGATGCAACGGTTCAAGTACAAACTTTAACCCACAATTGGTATCCAACATTTTCAGGTAGTACAAGTTAA